One Acidobacteriota bacterium genomic window carries:
- a CDS encoding nucleotidyl transferase AbiEii/AbiGii toxin family protein, giving the protein MTTRSRESTYRPQSDDTSVEADRLMFDLYRRLTPAERCARIVSAARAGEALEMAGVRLREPGASDAEHRRHLMSRRVERLAAAGHPFEQTSPAMTESTDSSNPIDIALQVIAIFEALDIAYAVGGAIASAVHGEPRFTEDVDIAADIRERHVAGLIARLREAFLVPEEQVHRAVREGTSFSVIHLAAVRKVDVFVVWGQPLRRGQLERRQLVNLGSTQLHVVSPEGIVLQKLIWYRKGGEVSDRQWRDVLGVLKLQGDRLDVAYLHQGARAGDTAALLERALREADLQPPT; this is encoded by the coding sequence ATGACCACTCGCTCACGCGAGTCCACCTACCGCCCCCAGTCAGACGACACGTCGGTCGAGGCCGACCGGCTGATGTTCGACCTCTATCGCCGACTGACGCCCGCGGAGCGATGCGCCCGGATCGTGTCGGCCGCGAGGGCCGGAGAGGCGCTCGAGATGGCCGGAGTGCGGCTGCGCGAGCCTGGTGCGTCCGACGCCGAGCACCGGCGGCATCTGATGTCGAGGCGCGTCGAGCGGCTCGCAGCCGCCGGCCACCCATTCGAGCAGACCTCGCCAGCCATGACCGAATCGACTGACTCGTCCAACCCCATCGACATCGCGCTTCAGGTAATCGCCATCTTCGAGGCGCTCGACATCGCCTACGCCGTGGGCGGAGCGATCGCCAGTGCGGTACACGGCGAGCCGCGGTTCACCGAGGACGTGGACATCGCGGCCGACATCCGGGAACGGCACGTCGCCGGCCTGATCGCGCGCCTGAGAGAAGCCTTTCTCGTCCCGGAGGAGCAGGTCCACCGGGCTGTGCGCGAGGGCACGTCGTTCAGTGTCATCCACTTGGCGGCCGTACGAAAGGTCGATGTCTTCGTCGTCTGGGGACAGCCACTCCGCCGGGGTCAGTTGGAACGCCGCCAACTGGTGAACCTCGGCAGCACACAGCTCCACGTCGTCTCACCCGAGGGCATCGTCCTGCAGAAGCTGATCTGGTACCGCAAGGGCGGTGAGGTGTCCGACCGCCAATGGCGTGACGTTCTCGGTGTGCTGAAGCTGCAGGGCGACCGCCTCGATGTCGCGTATCTCCACCAGGGCGCGCGGGCCGGCGACACGGCCGCGCTCCTCGAGCGGGCGCTGCGTGAGGCAGACCTGCAGCCGCCGACGTAA
- the cas2 gene encoding CRISPR-associated endonuclease Cas2: MRSSFLVTYDICDDKRLARVYKTMRGFGDHLQLSVFECQFTPTDLARCRHRLSEIIDHRADQVLFVDLGPAEGRGERVITALGRAYTPIDAPCIIVDGERRR, from the coding sequence ATGCGCAGCTCGTTTCTCGTCACCTACGACATCTGCGACGACAAGCGGCTGGCCAGGGTCTACAAGACCATGCGCGGGTTCGGCGACCACCTGCAGCTCTCCGTCTTCGAGTGCCAGTTCACGCCCACGGACCTCGCGCGGTGCCGTCATCGCCTGAGCGAGATCATCGACCATCGCGCCGATCAGGTGCTGTTCGTCGACCTCGGGCCGGCCGAGGGACGCGGCGAGCGGGTCATCACGGCCCTCGGACGCGCCTACACCCCCATCGACGCCCCCTGCATCATCGTCGACGGCGAGCGCCGGCGCTGA